In a single window of the bacterium genome:
- a CDS encoding DNA alkylation repair protein, with protein sequence MTKDQALAALRKAGTAQNVKVYGRHGVKGDAFGVSYAELGRLHKTIGTDHGLARALWATGNHDARVLATMIADPGALTARELDAWVRELDNYVLCDAFSALVARTGKGLARYGAWKKRKGEFVAAAAYNVLAAVACYRDGAEIDPGFARAEIDEIAATIHDRPNRTRHSMNQALIALGAVDDALAQHAKAAAKRMGKVEVDHGQTSCKTPDAATYIDQTRAHREKKAAKAAAKKKARG encoded by the coding sequence ATGACCAAGGACCAGGCCCTGGCCGCCCTGCGGAAGGCCGGCACCGCCCAGAACGTGAAGGTGTACGGACGCCACGGCGTGAAGGGCGACGCCTTCGGCGTCAGCTACGCCGAGCTCGGCCGCCTGCACAAGACCATCGGGACCGACCACGGCCTGGCTCGCGCCCTCTGGGCGACGGGCAACCACGACGCCCGGGTCCTGGCGACGATGATCGCCGACCCGGGCGCCCTGACCGCCCGCGAACTCGACGCCTGGGTGCGCGAGCTCGACAACTACGTGCTGTGCGACGCCTTCAGCGCCCTGGTCGCGCGCACCGGCAAGGGCCTCGCCCGGTACGGCGCGTGGAAGAAGCGCAAGGGCGAGTTCGTGGCCGCGGCGGCCTACAACGTCCTGGCGGCCGTGGCCTGCTACCGGGACGGGGCGGAGATCGATCCGGGCTTCGCCCGCGCCGAGATCGACGAGATCGCGGCCACCATCCACGACCGTCCCAACCGCACGCGCCACAGCATGAACCAGGCCCTGATCGCCCTCGGCGCCGTCGACGACGCCCTGGCGCAGCACGCCAAGGCCGCAGCGAAGCGCATGGGCAAGGTCGAGGTCGACCACGGCCAGACCAGCTGCAAGACCCCCGACGCCGCGACCTACATCGACCAGACGCGGGCCCACCGGGAAAAGAAGGCCGCGAAAGCGGCGGCGAAGAAGAAGGCCCGTGGGTGA